In a single window of the Acinetobacter sp. CS-2 genome:
- a CDS encoding DMT family protein, which produces MYFALLLLIISNCFMTLAWYGHLKFLHGAPIWQAILFGWLIALLEYSFMIPATRLLAQQGWAVRQMKITQEVVTLLVFVPFMIFLFKQPFKLDYLWAGLCLVGCIYFVFRSQ; this is translated from the coding sequence ATGTACTTTGCCCTGCTGCTTTTAATTATTTCCAACTGCTTTATGACTTTGGCCTGGTATGGTCATCTTAAATTTTTACATGGTGCACCCATCTGGCAGGCGATTTTATTCGGCTGGCTGATCGCCCTGCTGGAGTACAGTTTTATGATTCCCGCCACTCGCCTGCTTGCACAACAGGGCTGGGCTGTGAGACAAATGAAAATAACCCAGGAAGTGGTGACCTTGCTGGTCTTTGTACCTTTTATGATTTTTCTGTTTAAACAGCCGTTTAAACTGGATTATTTGTGGGCAGGGCTCTGTTTGGTGGGCTGTATTTATTTTGTATTTCGTAGCCAATAA
- the mpl gene encoding UDP-N-acetylmuramate:L-alanyl-gamma-D-glutamyl-meso-diaminopimelate ligase, producing MHLHILGICGTFMGSLALLARDLGHKVTGSDANVYPPMSTQLENAGIGLMQGYDRSHLQPHPDLVIVGNAMKRGIDAVEYMLNEGLPYISGPQFLADHVLQGRHVLGVAGTHGKTTTTTMLAWVLDQAGLNPGFLIGGVPLGFSESARLGGGKYFCVEADEYDSAFFDKRSKFVHYHPKTAILNNLEFDHADIFDDLAAIQKQFHHLVRTIPSEGRIIAPITETNIDEVLQMGCWTPVVRTSLDANDKALLSAEQLLNDGSHFKVLENGIVKGIVKWNMTGQHSVANALATIAAAEHVGVSIETACEALSNFGGVKRRMELLDTVKGIEVYDDFAHHPTAIETTLDGARKRLGERKLWAIIEPRSNTMRMGSHKDGLAHSARLADEVIWYQPEGLDWDLQPVIDAAPNKAVVARSLDDIIQTVVSEAGEGDAVVIMSNGGFGGLHQKLISALQQNA from the coding sequence ATGCATCTGCATATTTTGGGTATTTGTGGCACCTTTATGGGTTCGCTCGCACTATTGGCACGTGATTTAGGACATAAAGTGACGGGTTCGGATGCAAATGTCTATCCACCCATGTCAACCCAACTAGAAAATGCAGGCATTGGCTTAATGCAGGGTTATGACCGCAGTCATTTGCAGCCACATCCCGATCTGGTGATTGTCGGGAATGCCATGAAGCGCGGCATTGATGCGGTGGAATACATGCTCAATGAAGGTCTGCCTTATATTTCAGGTCCACAGTTCTTGGCCGATCATGTTTTACAAGGCAGACATGTGCTGGGCGTTGCAGGAACCCATGGTAAAACCACCACAACCACTATGCTGGCTTGGGTACTGGATCAGGCCGGTTTAAATCCGGGCTTTTTGATTGGCGGCGTACCTTTGGGTTTTAGTGAAAGTGCACGTTTAGGCGGCGGCAAATACTTCTGTGTGGAAGCAGATGAATATGATTCTGCCTTCTTCGACAAGCGTTCCAAGTTCGTGCATTACCATCCTAAAACCGCGATTTTGAATAACCTTGAATTTGACCATGCCGATATCTTTGATGATCTGGCTGCGATTCAAAAACAGTTCCATCATTTAGTACGGACCATTCCAAGTGAAGGCCGCATTATTGCGCCAATTACCGAAACCAATATTGATGAAGTTTTGCAGATGGGCTGCTGGACACCTGTGGTTCGCACTTCATTGGATGCCAATGACAAAGCGTTACTTTCTGCCGAACAGTTATTAAATGATGGTTCACATTTTAAAGTACTGGAAAATGGTATCGTTAAAGGTATCGTGAAATGGAACATGACCGGACAGCACAGTGTGGCCAATGCCTTGGCGACCATTGCAGCGGCGGAACATGTGGGCGTTTCGATCGAAACTGCATGTGAAGCACTTTCCAACTTTGGCGGCGTCAAGCGCCGTATGGAATTGCTGGATACGGTAAAAGGCATTGAGGTGTATGATGATTTTGCCCATCACCCAACCGCCATTGAAACCACGCTTGACGGCGCACGCAAACGCCTGGGTGAACGTAAACTGTGGGCCATTATTGAACCGCGCTCCAATACCATGCGTATGGGTAGCCACAAAGATGGTTTGGCGCATTCCGCACGTCTGGCGGATGAAGTAATCTGGTATCAACCGGAAGGGCTGGACTGGGATCTACAGCCGGTAATTGATGCCGCACCAAACAAAGCCGTGGTGGCACGTAGCTTAGATGACATCATTCAAACGGTTGTCTCTGAGGCAGGTGAGGGCGATGCTGTGGTGATTATGTCGAATGGTGGTTTTGGCGGATTACACCAGAAATTGATTAGTGCCTTACAGCAAAATGCTTAA